One genomic segment of Leptospira wolbachii serovar Codice str. CDC includes these proteins:
- a CDS encoding protein meaA has translation MSAEKKEYLLVDENGQGKPDKPWIFRTYAGHTNAKASNELYRKNLSKGQTGLSIAFDLPTQCGYSSDHEVSRPEIGKVGVPINSLEDFRILFDQIPIEEMNTSMTINGTSMWLLSLYVALAEERGVPLEKLNGTTQNDLIKEYLARGTYIYPPKESMKIIVDMYEYSLHKIPKWNPSNICSYHLQEAGATPVQELSFALATAIAVLDAIKERNCFTAEEFEQCVGRISFFVNAGIRFVEEMCKMRAFTEMWEEITTERYAVKTAKYRVFRYGVQVNSLGLTEEQPENNAWRILIESLGVTLSRNARCRALQLPAWNEALSLPRPWDQQWSLRLQQVLAYETDLLEYPDIFEGSKVIESKVKALKEEAKLEIQKIIDMGGALVAIENGYMKSQLVKSQTERLSKINSNELVIVGKNKWTDGIKSPLMTDSDGGIFKVDPKSAEQTLNVLAEAKTRRNAEAAKKSLEELKQAAKDGKNLMPFSIACAKALVTTGEWADALRDVYGEYNPPTGVDGQKLFLSDDKVSTVRGKVEAFTKANGHRPKIVVGKPGLDGHSNGAEMIAVSAKHSGFDVIYSGIRLSPEEIVQSAVEENANVIGLSILSGSHKEIVKQLFDELAHYKAKIPVVIGGIIPESDFEDLRAMGIREIFTPKDYDLMSIMNKIIDIITVEPVLV, from the coding sequence ATGTCCGCCGAAAAAAAAGAATACCTTCTCGTGGACGAGAATGGACAGGGAAAACCTGACAAACCATGGATTTTTAGGACTTATGCAGGGCATACCAATGCAAAAGCCTCCAATGAGTTGTACAGAAAGAACCTCTCTAAAGGCCAAACAGGGCTTTCCATTGCATTTGATCTCCCAACACAGTGTGGTTATAGTTCCGACCACGAGGTATCACGCCCAGAAATCGGAAAGGTGGGAGTTCCCATCAACTCTCTAGAAGACTTTCGTATTTTATTCGACCAGATCCCGATTGAAGAGATGAACACCTCCATGACCATCAATGGAACCTCCATGTGGTTACTTTCCCTATATGTGGCCCTCGCAGAAGAACGCGGTGTCCCTCTAGAAAAACTCAATGGAACCACTCAGAACGATCTTATCAAAGAATACCTAGCACGCGGAACCTATATCTATCCTCCGAAAGAATCCATGAAAATCATCGTGGATATGTATGAGTATAGTTTACACAAAATTCCAAAATGGAACCCCTCTAACATTTGTTCTTACCACTTACAGGAAGCAGGTGCCACTCCCGTACAAGAACTTTCTTTTGCTTTAGCAACAGCCATTGCTGTGTTAGATGCCATCAAAGAAAGAAATTGTTTTACGGCAGAAGAATTTGAACAGTGTGTGGGTCGGATTTCCTTCTTTGTCAACGCAGGGATTCGTTTTGTAGAAGAAATGTGCAAAATGCGCGCCTTCACAGAAATGTGGGAAGAGATCACTACAGAACGTTACGCAGTAAAAACAGCGAAATACCGAGTGTTCCGCTATGGAGTACAAGTAAACTCACTGGGCCTCACAGAAGAACAACCAGAGAACAACGCTTGGAGGATTCTTATCGAGTCTCTCGGTGTGACACTATCAAGAAATGCAAGATGCCGTGCACTCCAACTCCCCGCTTGGAACGAAGCACTTTCCCTTCCAAGACCTTGGGACCAACAATGGTCACTCCGATTGCAACAAGTCCTTGCTTATGAAACAGACCTACTCGAATATCCAGACATCTTCGAAGGATCCAAAGTCATTGAGTCAAAAGTAAAAGCTCTTAAAGAAGAAGCTAAACTTGAAATTCAAAAAATCATCGATATGGGTGGAGCTCTTGTTGCGATTGAGAATGGTTATATGAAATCTCAACTTGTGAAATCACAAACTGAGAGACTTTCCAAAATCAATTCCAACGAACTTGTGATTGTTGGTAAAAACAAATGGACCGACGGAATTAAGTCACCACTCATGACAGATTCCGATGGTGGTATCTTTAAAGTAGATCCAAAATCCGCAGAACAAACATTAAACGTTTTGGCAGAGGCAAAAACTCGCCGTAACGCAGAGGCAGCCAAAAAATCTTTGGAAGAACTAAAACAAGCAGCAAAAGATGGAAAAAACCTAATGCCTTTCTCCATTGCTTGTGCTAAAGCTCTAGTGACAACAGGGGAATGGGCCGATGCTCTTCGCGATGTTTATGGCGAATACAATCCACCCACTGGTGTAGATGGCCAAAAACTCTTTTTATCTGATGATAAGGTTTCTACCGTTCGTGGAAAAGTGGAAGCCTTTACAAAAGCAAATGGACATAGACCAAAGATTGTTGTGGGAAAACCAGGACTTGATGGCCACTCCAATGGGGCGGAAATGATCGCCGTTTCTGCAAAACACAGTGGTTTTGATGTGATTTATTCAGGAATTCGCCTCTCCCCAGAAGAGATTGTTCAGTCCGCAGTGGAAGAAAATGCCAATGTGATTGGACTTTCCATCCTTTCTGGTTCTCACAAAGAAATCGTGAAACAGTTGTTTGATGAACTAGCACACTACAAGGCTAAAATCCCTGTTGTGATCGGGGGAATCATTCCTGAATCCGACTTTGAAGACCTAAGGGCTATGGGAATTCGTGAAATCTTTACACCAAAAGATTATGACTTAATGTCGATTATGAACAAAATCATCGACATCATCACTGTAGAACCGGTTCTCGTTTAA
- a CDS encoding P-loop NTPase family protein, whose product MIDTKESLSQLVSDALLGEKYPIAKIISKIETEKNLEFRESLFHELSLQKPDFKEGLTIGITGTPGAGKSSLLGELCRLFLEFAPDKKMAIVAIDPSSNVSGGSILGDRTRVTLPRRDIRLYFRSQPSQLELGGLNPYTYHVIRFLRRVFDYVFVETVGIGQNEISVSLISDLSFLVMQPLGGDQVQFMKSGIMEVPEAFIINKCDEESLANSSYYMLQSTLEFIKDILPNHTLPPIFKTSVTKRKGIEELLQYILHYEKRKDKNEETLTQLTQWIRNEYGRWGISIWEELESSKWNQAVKRNPLGGIHKLKYEEEERKIISSIQTKIK is encoded by the coding sequence TTGATTGATACTAAAGAATCATTATCCCAACTGGTTTCTGACGCACTGCTCGGGGAAAAATATCCTATTGCAAAGATCATTTCTAAAATTGAAACCGAGAAAAATTTAGAATTTAGAGAGTCTTTATTTCATGAACTATCTCTTCAAAAACCAGATTTTAAAGAAGGGCTCACCATTGGGATTACAGGAACTCCTGGTGCCGGCAAATCTTCGTTACTCGGTGAGTTATGCCGTTTGTTTTTAGAATTTGCTCCCGATAAAAAAATGGCCATTGTAGCCATCGATCCTTCTTCCAATGTAAGTGGTGGATCTATACTCGGAGATAGAACTCGTGTCACACTTCCTAGAAGGGACATTCGACTCTATTTCCGTTCCCAACCTTCCCAACTGGAACTGGGAGGCCTCAATCCCTACACTTATCATGTCATCCGATTCTTAAGAAGAGTATTTGATTACGTATTCGTTGAGACTGTAGGGATCGGACAAAATGAAATTTCGGTATCACTCATCTCTGATTTATCTTTTCTTGTGATGCAACCTCTCGGTGGCGACCAAGTACAATTTATGAAGTCTGGAATTATGGAAGTTCCCGAAGCCTTTATCATCAATAAATGTGATGAAGAGTCTCTAGCCAATTCTAGTTACTATATGTTACAGTCCACTTTGGAATTTATCAAAGACATCCTTCCAAACCACACCCTTCCACCCATTTTCAAAACATCAGTAACAAAACGAAAAGGAATCGAAGAACTATTACAATACATCCTTCATTATGAAAAAAGGAAGGACAAAAACGAAGAAACACTCACCCAACTCACACAGTGGATTCGCAATGAATATGGCAGGTGGGGAATTTCGATTTGGGAAGAACTCGAATCATCCAAGTGGAACCAGGCAGTCAAACGAAACCCACTTGGCGGAATTCATAAATTAAAGTATGAAGAAGAGGAACGTAAAATTATATCCTCCATCCAAACAAAAATCAAATAA
- a CDS encoding glycerol-3-phosphate dehydrogenase/oxidase — translation MKQITKNESSRLKNLKSEYDMIIIGGGITGANVLWDATLRGYNCLLVEKNDYASGTSQATSKLIHGGLRYLKNFEFALVRESLSERRYLAKISPHAVRPMGFIIPIRSWFQRIQLFFGMELYNALSFDRNDEIDPDVQLPRYRWNSFAETIYKVLGLSRKSLKGSFQYYDYANPNPEKHTTEFILSAKEKGAHAFNYLSVTTLKKQNSGGYTVGLTDSISGKKVLVSSKVVVNSAGPWADVIESMTGVTAEKKLVRSKGIHAVVRNICGNECVVLSKRDGSHLFVIPWRGKTIVGTTDTAYEDDPDFFKVKQSEIVDLLDEVNHSFGFAKLTLKDVDYYYGGLRPLVEDPGSTEGTYSASRKSEIFHYEKEGFPGFFSALGGKYTTSRAVAETLVNAIDLFFKGSESTCVTKFTPLLGGRYQNLKELTTELQFKFPKTPGSKIDTLARRYGSVAWKILSLEGSDSYRIPNGEIYYEEEVEYLVTHEDILHLTDFYFRRSGVGTVGILDPSERIRLDKKIAKSLGWNTDRTKEEMEAVDQRYKWFVD, via the coding sequence ATGAAACAAATTACAAAAAATGAAAGTTCCCGATTAAAGAATCTTAAAAGCGAATATGACATGATCATCATAGGCGGTGGGATCACCGGTGCCAATGTCCTTTGGGATGCAACCCTTCGTGGTTACAATTGCCTACTTGTGGAAAAAAATGATTATGCATCTGGAACTAGCCAAGCAACTTCCAAATTGATTCATGGGGGACTGCGGTATTTAAAAAATTTTGAATTTGCCCTGGTTCGTGAGTCCTTATCGGAAAGAAGGTATCTCGCAAAAATTTCCCCTCATGCGGTTCGTCCTATGGGTTTTATCATCCCGATCCGATCTTGGTTCCAACGTATTCAATTGTTTTTTGGAATGGAATTGTACAACGCACTTTCTTTTGACAGAAATGATGAAATTGATCCAGATGTCCAACTTCCCAGATACAGGTGGAATTCATTTGCTGAAACCATTTATAAAGTTCTTGGGCTCAGCCGAAAATCCTTAAAGGGTAGTTTTCAATACTATGACTATGCCAATCCCAATCCGGAAAAACATACAACTGAATTTATTTTGTCAGCTAAAGAAAAAGGTGCCCATGCTTTTAATTACCTTTCTGTTACTACTTTAAAAAAACAGAATAGCGGTGGTTATACGGTTGGACTTACTGATTCTATTTCTGGCAAAAAGGTGCTAGTTTCATCTAAGGTTGTTGTGAATTCCGCAGGCCCATGGGCTGATGTGATTGAGTCAATGACCGGTGTCACCGCGGAAAAAAAATTAGTTCGCTCTAAAGGAATCCATGCTGTGGTTCGCAATATTTGTGGGAATGAATGTGTAGTTTTGTCCAAAAGAGACGGTTCTCATCTTTTTGTCATACCATGGCGAGGTAAAACCATCGTAGGAACCACAGATACTGCTTATGAAGATGATCCCGATTTTTTTAAGGTTAAACAATCAGAAATCGTAGATTTATTGGATGAAGTGAATCATAGTTTTGGATTTGCAAAATTAACGTTAAAAGATGTGGATTATTATTATGGTGGCCTTCGGCCTTTAGTAGAAGATCCAGGTAGTACAGAAGGTACTTATTCTGCGTCACGGAAATCAGAAATCTTTCATTATGAAAAAGAAGGATTCCCTGGATTCTTTTCTGCGTTAGGTGGAAAGTATACAACGAGCCGTGCCGTTGCAGAAACATTAGTAAATGCGATTGATTTGTTTTTTAAAGGAAGTGAATCAACTTGCGTTACAAAATTCACTCCACTTTTAGGTGGAAGATACCAAAACCTAAAAGAACTTACAACTGAATTACAGTTTAAATTCCCGAAAACTCCAGGATCTAAAATTGATACTTTGGCAAGACGTTATGGAAGTGTGGCTTGGAAGATTTTATCATTAGAAGGAAGTGATTCCTATCGTATTCCCAACGGTGAAATTTATTATGAAGAAGAAGTGGAATACTTGGTCACTCATGAAGATATCCTCCACCTGACGGATTTTTATTTTAGAAGGTCAGGGGTTGGCACTGTTGGTATTCTAGATCCTTCGGAACGAATCCGTTTGGATAAAAAAATTGCCAAGTCACTTGGATGGAATACCGATCGAACCAAAGAAGAAATGGAAGCTGTTGACCAAAGATACAAGTGGTTTGTGGACTAA
- a CDS encoding aspartate ammonia-lyase, translating into MNKSIRREHDLLGERDLPANAYWGIHTLRALENYPITGKTIGSYPDLVRALAYIKRASAKANLQLGQLSKETTKMITDACDRILKGEFHSEFVVDVIQGGAGTSTNMNANEVITNIALEMYGFPKGDYSHLHPLNDVNMSQSTNDVYPTSIKVAAVFAIKGLLLAMEELQTSFRKKSEEFKDILKIGRTQLQDAVPMTLGQEFSTYDVMLGEDINRLKEATSLIGEINLGATAIGTGINTDIRYSQIVTDILSNDTGLSLIAAPNLIEATQDTGAFVQLSGVLKRIATKLSKICNDLRLLSSGPQGGFNEINLPAKAAGSSIMPGKVNPIIPEVVNQIAYEVIGNDITITMAAEAGQLQLNAFEPIIAHSLFKSIEHLTAGCKTLEINCIIGITANRELLESRVKTSAGLATALNPYIGYENATLVAKKALLENRSVESIVLELGLLEEKKLKEILRPEILTSPHTL; encoded by the coding sequence ATGAACAAATCGATTCGCAGAGAACACGACCTTTTGGGAGAACGAGATCTCCCTGCTAATGCCTATTGGGGGATCCACACACTTAGAGCCTTAGAAAACTATCCGATTACAGGAAAAACCATCGGATCCTACCCAGATTTAGTGCGTGCCCTTGCCTACATCAAAAGGGCTTCTGCCAAAGCCAATTTGCAGCTCGGCCAACTTTCGAAAGAAACTACAAAAATGATCACGGATGCTTGCGATCGGATCTTAAAAGGAGAGTTCCATTCGGAATTTGTTGTGGATGTGATTCAAGGTGGGGCAGGAACTTCCACGAATATGAATGCCAATGAAGTGATCACAAACATTGCTCTAGAAATGTACGGGTTTCCCAAAGGAGATTATTCTCACTTGCATCCGTTAAATGATGTCAATATGTCGCAAAGTACAAACGATGTATATCCCACATCTATCAAAGTTGCAGCAGTGTTTGCCATCAAAGGATTACTTTTAGCCATGGAGGAACTGCAAACTTCTTTTCGAAAAAAATCAGAAGAATTTAAAGACATTTTAAAAATTGGGAGAACCCAACTTCAAGACGCAGTACCTATGACCTTGGGGCAAGAATTCTCCACTTACGATGTTATGTTAGGTGAGGATATCAACAGACTAAAAGAAGCAACCTCACTCATTGGAGAGATCAACTTAGGAGCTACTGCTATCGGCACTGGAATCAATACTGATATTCGCTATTCACAAATTGTCACAGATATTTTATCGAACGACACTGGACTTAGTCTTATTGCAGCACCTAATTTAATCGAAGCCACCCAAGACACAGGCGCCTTTGTTCAGTTATCTGGTGTACTCAAACGGATTGCGACAAAACTTTCTAAAATATGTAATGACTTACGACTTCTCTCCAGTGGCCCCCAAGGCGGGTTTAACGAAATCAACCTTCCTGCGAAGGCAGCTGGATCCTCTATTATGCCAGGGAAAGTCAACCCCATCATCCCGGAAGTAGTCAACCAAATTGCTTATGAAGTCATAGGAAACGATATCACCATCACAATGGCAGCAGAAGCCGGACAACTCCAGTTAAATGCTTTTGAGCCTATCATCGCCCATAGTCTTTTTAAAAGTATTGAACACCTAACAGCCGGTTGCAAAACACTAGAAATCAATTGTATCATTGGAATTACGGCAAACCGGGAACTACTGGAATCCCGAGTCAAAACTTCTGCGGGCCTTGCCACGGCCTTAAATCCATACATTGGGTACGAAAATGCAACCCTTGTCGCAAAGAAGGCCCTGCTAGAAAACCGGTCTGTCGAATCCATAGTTCTCGAATTAGGTCTGTTAGAAGAAAAAAAATTGAAAGAGATCCTGAGACCCGAAATCCTAACCTCACCGCATACACTTTAA
- a CDS encoding TetR/AcrR family transcriptional regulator, translating to MGVSERKKREFAQRETDILHCAIELFRIKHPSLVKMDDIAKQLEIGRGTIYLHFKSKDDLMARISYEDYVRLRVRLEKAFEAQTAIEMSRKAIRAYIDHCLGDRHMYLVAKQCGVNLNIDNVSDDLRKLLTDERTNRLTLLEKIYKQAKQENLINTRGTYPNVAVAWGMIRGAVEVILDGHFQNEIKSEKAYLETIEHVLFYGLFSGGNKGET from the coding sequence ATGGGTGTTTCTGAAAGGAAAAAAAGAGAATTTGCGCAAAGAGAAACAGATATTCTCCATTGTGCCATTGAACTTTTTAGAATCAAACATCCTTCCCTTGTGAAGATGGATGATATTGCAAAACAATTGGAGATAGGTCGGGGAACGATCTATCTCCATTTCAAAAGTAAAGATGATTTGATGGCTCGCATTTCCTATGAGGACTATGTGAGGCTTCGTGTCCGTTTGGAAAAAGCCTTTGAAGCACAAACAGCCATCGAAATGTCCCGAAAAGCAATCAGGGCATATATTGATCATTGTTTAGGAGATCGACATATGTATCTTGTTGCAAAACAATGCGGAGTTAATTTAAACATTGATAATGTTTCTGATGACTTGCGGAAACTTTTAACAGATGAAAGAACAAATCGGTTAACACTTTTAGAAAAAATCTATAAACAAGCAAAACAAGAAAACCTAATCAATACTAGAGGAACTTATCCAAACGTTGCCGTTGCCTGGGGTATGATCCGTGGTGCGGTTGAAGTGATATTAGATGGGCATTTTCAAAACGAAATTAAAAGTGAAAAAGCCTATCTAGAAACGATTGAACATGTATTATTCTATGGATTATTTTCTGGTGGTAACAAAGGAGAGACTTGA
- a CDS encoding SH3 domain-containing protein, producing the protein MLKYNIVLFFFLVPTVLLPCDPFPAKSLTPIDHSAKDKSFNEFKTRFQKILKSKDRKALEEVIDKDIHFSFGGEAGKKDFLKSFQLTEKPSSSNFWELMEEVIKLGFRQNKEGQMVAPYFFETFPGDYDPFTHYLVIGKNVNVREEASKESKSITQLSYQIVRAEADDLDGRRLEKESNCNWKKICTPQGKPGYVCDRFLRSPLDYRAFFEKKKNNWVLTIFIVGD; encoded by the coding sequence ATGCTAAAATACAATATTGTTCTCTTTTTTTTCCTTGTCCCAACGGTCTTACTTCCCTGTGATCCTTTCCCGGCCAAATCATTAACACCTATCGATCATTCGGCGAAGGATAAAAGTTTTAACGAATTCAAAACCAGATTTCAAAAAATTCTAAAATCGAAGGATCGTAAAGCCTTAGAAGAGGTAATCGACAAAGACATCCATTTTTCTTTTGGTGGGGAAGCAGGAAAAAAAGATTTTTTAAAATCATTCCAACTAACAGAAAAACCGTCTTCCTCCAACTTTTGGGAACTTATGGAAGAGGTTATCAAATTGGGCTTTCGGCAGAATAAAGAAGGCCAGATGGTGGCACCATACTTTTTCGAAACCTTCCCTGGTGATTATGATCCTTTCACGCACTATTTGGTAATAGGAAAGAATGTAAACGTAAGAGAAGAAGCATCCAAAGAATCAAAATCAATCACTCAACTCAGTTACCAAATCGTAAGAGCAGAAGCTGATGATTTAGATGGAAGACGTCTCGAAAAAGAAAGTAATTGTAACTGGAAAAAAATATGTACTCCACAAGGGAAACCAGGATATGTATGTGATCGCTTTTTACGTAGTCCTCTTGACTACAGAGCTTTTTTTGAAAAAAAGAAAAACAATTGGGTTCTCACTATCTTTATTGTAGGCGATTGA
- a CDS encoding lytic transglycosylase domain-containing protein: protein MRLTDIPSVSSVLNRMESLSKLSENPKSLVSFPDVLEREWNQAKPTQNLPVVPSQTQPVDSISLPFPEDRSKTSLHSDLGNKSKDILGTIESIAKSQGMDPNLVKAMVKAESNFKPQAVSPKGAMGLMQLMPETAESLGVTDPFDPEDNIGGGVKFLKGLMKEFKDPEKAIAAYNAGPGAVKRYKGIPPYEETQKYVNKVKRYYKDFSS from the coding sequence GTGAGACTGACTGATATTCCTTCTGTATCTTCTGTGCTAAATCGGATGGAATCCCTATCCAAACTTTCGGAAAATCCCAAGTCTCTCGTTTCCTTTCCTGATGTTTTGGAAAGGGAATGGAACCAGGCAAAACCTACACAAAACTTACCAGTTGTGCCTTCTCAGACACAACCCGTTGATTCCATCTCCCTCCCCTTCCCAGAAGACAGATCCAAAACCTCTTTGCACTCGGATTTGGGAAACAAATCCAAAGACATTTTAGGAACCATAGAGTCTATAGCCAAATCCCAAGGGATGGATCCCAATTTGGTCAAGGCCATGGTCAAGGCGGAATCGAATTTTAAACCCCAAGCTGTATCTCCGAAAGGTGCCATGGGGCTTATGCAATTGATGCCAGAAACAGCAGAATCCTTAGGTGTGACCGATCCCTTTGATCCCGAAGACAATATTGGTGGTGGCGTGAAGTTTTTAAAGGGGCTTATGAAAGAATTCAAAGATCCAGAAAAAGCGATCGCAGCTTACAACGCGGGACCCGGTGCTGTCAAACGTTACAAGGGCATTCCTCCTTACGAGGAAACGCAAAAATACGTAAACAAAGTCAAACGCTACTATAAAGATTTTAGTTCTTAA
- a CDS encoding response regulator → MKQLSMVYLVEDDMITTFLIKTLMEKFSFADEIHGFQNGEDALNALLNGKADPDLLFLDLNMPIMDGWEFLGAISKHPKYAKLPIYILTSSIDPTDKARSAEFKNVKGYLVKPLSLKDLQSINPEVG, encoded by the coding sequence ATGAAACAATTAAGTATGGTATACCTAGTTGAAGATGACATGATCACAACATTTCTCATCAAAACTTTGATGGAGAAATTTTCCTTTGCAGACGAAATCCATGGATTCCAGAATGGAGAGGATGCTCTAAACGCCCTGCTAAATGGCAAGGCAGATCCCGATTTATTATTTTTAGATTTGAATATGCCCATTATGGATGGCTGGGAATTTTTAGGTGCCATAAGTAAACATCCTAAATATGCAAAGCTCCCTATCTATATCCTTACCTCGTCCATTGACCCCACAGACAAAGCTCGTTCTGCGGAATTCAAAAATGTAAAAGGGTATCTTGTAAAACCCCTATCCCTGAAGGATTTGCAGTCGATCAACCCGGAAGTAGGCTAA
- a CDS encoding diacylglycerol/lipid kinase family protein, translating into MRKIKVILNPVSGGGLSAKVWKQVEPELQKKGIPYEYEATTKERAARDITRDAVKQGFHWIIGIGGDGTFSNVINGLFENGKLINKNVVFSPIPAGRGNDFIKTVKVPKNPIKALEQILNGTEKLIDLIAVTYTKADKTKGNYLCLNLADFGMGGEVVYKVNRSKLASIIGGKGVFLLYTVLGLFTYTNKKITLTLSKFEKITNKCRLIVCANGEYAGGGMWFAPKAKLDDGKMDLLAIQDVTVMETLRKFGYLYRGQLSEDSKVISKQITELTADSEEDVFIDVDGENMGQLPAHFKVLSKVLPIKC; encoded by the coding sequence ATGAGAAAAATTAAAGTAATTCTAAATCCCGTATCAGGCGGAGGTCTCTCTGCAAAAGTCTGGAAACAAGTAGAACCTGAGTTACAAAAAAAGGGAATTCCTTATGAGTATGAAGCTACCACGAAAGAACGAGCAGCTCGTGATATAACAAGAGACGCCGTCAAACAAGGGTTTCATTGGATTATAGGTATCGGTGGGGATGGTACATTTTCGAATGTCATCAATGGACTTTTTGAAAACGGAAAATTAATTAACAAAAATGTTGTTTTTAGTCCTATCCCTGCGGGTAGGGGGAATGATTTTATAAAAACAGTCAAAGTTCCTAAAAATCCCATCAAAGCATTAGAACAGATTCTTAATGGAACAGAAAAGTTAATCGATTTGATTGCGGTCACTTATACAAAAGCGGATAAAACAAAAGGAAATTATCTTTGTTTGAATTTGGCTGATTTTGGAATGGGTGGGGAAGTGGTTTATAAAGTCAATCGTTCCAAACTTGCCTCCATCATAGGAGGGAAGGGAGTGTTTTTGTTATATACGGTTCTTGGTTTATTCACTTATACAAACAAAAAAATCACTCTCACACTATCCAAATTTGAAAAAATTACAAACAAATGTAGGTTGATTGTTTGTGCTAACGGAGAGTATGCGGGTGGTGGAATGTGGTTTGCCCCAAAAGCAAAACTTGACGATGGTAAAATGGATTTACTTGCCATCCAAGATGTTACAGTAATGGAAACCTTGCGTAAGTTTGGTTATCTATATCGTGGGCAGTTATCAGAGGATTCCAAAGTCATTTCCAAACAAATTACAGAGTTAACAGCAGATTCGGAAGAAGATGTTTTTATCGACGTGGATGGTGAGAACATGGGCCAACTTCCTGCTCACTTTAAAGTTCTTTCCAAAGTATTGCCTATCAAATGTTAA
- a CDS encoding acyl-CoA thioesterase has product MARISIDIPEKQIFSTDLSVRISDINFAGHLAHDAILTLTHECRARFFHFQGWTEINVEGKGIVVSDVAIVYKSEAFFPDDLEMQLYVDNVSKKSLEMVYVITHKNGGKEIARAKTAIVFFDYAERKPCPIPDVFLKVLI; this is encoded by the coding sequence ATGGCAAGAATCTCAATTGATATCCCTGAGAAACAAATTTTTTCAACAGATCTAAGTGTCCGGATCTCGGATATTAACTTTGCGGGCCATTTAGCTCATGATGCGATTTTAACTTTGACACACGAATGCCGAGCTCGTTTTTTCCATTTCCAAGGTTGGACGGAAATCAATGTAGAAGGGAAGGGGATCGTGGTATCTGATGTGGCGATTGTTTATAAATCAGAAGCCTTTTTTCCTGATGACCTCGAGATGCAACTTTATGTGGACAATGTATCCAAAAAGTCTTTAGAAATGGTGTATGTCATCACTCATAAAAATGGTGGAAAAGAAATAGCAAGAGCCAAAACTGCAATCGTATTCTTTGATTATGCGGAAAGAAAACCATGCCCTATCCCAGATGTTTTTTTAAAAGTTCTTATTTGA